The Dunckerocampus dactyliophorus isolate RoL2022-P2 chromosome 1, RoL_Ddac_1.1, whole genome shotgun sequence genome has a segment encoding these proteins:
- the tsr2 gene encoding pre-rRNA-processing protein TSR2 homolog has translation MSAQFNMAAPTDWRAVFTDGVRVVLHSWPVLQIAVDNGFGGVYGQQKADWMVDVVQQYFHDNSDLQQFEVEDYIATLMDQEFDTVVDDGSLPQVCARLMQMFGQWQQGAQQELTHSIQSLMQNKTPRAKVTAPATQSDPESEEETQAMECESTSGNTTNHHPPPQDEDGWTLVQKRK, from the exons ATGTCTGCCCAATTCAACATGGCGGCGCCCACGGATTGGCGTGCGGTTTTTACTGACGGTGTGAGAGTGGTCCTTCACAGTTGGCCCGTTCTtcag ATTGCGGTGGACAACGGCTTCGGAGGCGTGTATGGGCAGCAGAAAGCTGACTGGATGGTGGATGTTGTCCAGCAGTATTTCCACGACAACT CTGACCTTCAGCAGTTTGAAGTCGAAGATTACATTGCCACCCTCATGGATCAGGAGTTTGACACTGTGGTGGATGACGGGAGTTTACCTCAG GTGTGTGCTCGACTGATGCAGATGTTTGGTCAGTGGCAGCAAGGGGCGCAGCAAGAGCTCACACACTCCATCCAATCGCTGATGCAGAACAAGACACCCAGGGCAAAGGTCACAGCcccggccacacagtcagatccAGAGAGTGAAGAAGAGACACAg GCCATGGAGTGTGAGAGTACTTCAGGCAACACAACAaatcatcatcctcctcctcaagACGAAGACGGATGGACGCTGGTTCAAAAGAGAAAGTGA